A part of Streptomyces sp. NBC_01210 genomic DNA contains:
- a CDS encoding N-acetylglucosamine kinase, whose protein sequence is MGVNAAVLAIDAGNSKTDIAFVGDDGSVLVSSRGPGFQPPKVGVGAALDVLGATVGEALAKARAHGAAIDGVEHVSACLANADLPVEERELTAALHAREWGRTTEVRNDTFAILRAGVDEPRGVAVVCGAGINCVGMLPDGRTARFPAIGKISGDWGGGSGLAEEALWFAARAEDGRGEPTALARTLPAHFGLASMYALIEALHLEHIPPARKHELTPVLFATSAEGDPVARSLVHRLAEEVVAMSTVALARLDLLDEEAPVLLGGSVLAARHPELDEHIGKLLAAKAPKAVIEVVTAPPVLGAALLGLDHIGASPETRARLRAHYA, encoded by the coding sequence GTGGGCGTGAACGCCGCAGTCCTCGCCATCGACGCGGGCAACAGCAAGACCGACATCGCCTTCGTCGGCGACGACGGCTCGGTGCTTGTGTCGTCGCGCGGGCCCGGCTTCCAGCCGCCGAAGGTCGGCGTCGGGGCGGCGCTCGATGTGCTCGGCGCGACTGTCGGCGAGGCGCTGGCGAAGGCACGCGCCCACGGCGCTGCCATCGACGGCGTCGAGCATGTGTCGGCCTGTCTCGCCAATGCTGATCTGCCGGTGGAGGAACGGGAGCTGACGGCCGCTCTGCACGCCCGTGAGTGGGGCCGTACGACCGAGGTGCGCAACGACACCTTCGCCATACTTCGCGCGGGCGTCGACGAGCCGCGGGGTGTCGCGGTGGTGTGCGGCGCGGGCATCAACTGCGTCGGCATGCTGCCGGACGGCCGTACCGCCCGCTTCCCCGCGATCGGCAAGATCTCCGGGGACTGGGGCGGGGGTTCGGGGCTCGCGGAGGAGGCGCTGTGGTTCGCGGCGCGGGCGGAGGACGGCCGCGGCGAGCCGACGGCCCTGGCCCGTACGCTGCCCGCGCACTTCGGCCTGGCCTCCATGTACGCGCTGATCGAGGCGCTGCATCTGGAGCACATCCCCCCGGCGCGCAAGCATGAGCTGACCCCGGTCCTCTTCGCCACCAGCGCCGAAGGCGATCCGGTTGCCCGCTCGCTGGTGCACCGGCTCGCGGAGGAGGTCGTCGCCATGTCCACGGTGGCGCTCGCCCGGCTCGATCTGCTCGACGAGGAGGCGCCGGTGCTGCTGGGCGGCAGCGTCCTCGCGGCCCGGCACCCGGAGCTGGACGAGCACATCGGCAAGCTGCTCGCGGCCAAGGCGCCGAAGGCGGTCATCGAGGTGGTGACGGCCCCGCCGGTGCTGGGCGCCGCGCTGCTGGGGCTCGACCACATCGGGGCGTCGCCGGAGACCCGCGCCCGGCTGCGCGCGCACTACGCATAG
- a CDS encoding carbohydrate ABC transporter permease: MTQVLTAPTASEAISRSPAARSARRKALLRWVAVHSLGIAAALFFVLPFAFLFLTSVMSDQQALTRDLWPQNWEWSNYADVWNTPGFLTWWKNTLLYAGLGTVLTVVSSVPVAYALAKFRFRGRQLSLMLVISMMMLPQQVTIIPMYLFWAKQFDFSGTLWPLIIPMAFGDAFSIFLLRQFLLTIPNEYLDSAKVDGCGEFRTLLKVVLPMAKPGIAAVALFQFFYAWNDYFGPQIYASENPAAWTLSYGLESFKGAHHTDWNLTMAATVLVMAPVILVFFFAQKAFVEGVTLTGVKG; encoded by the coding sequence ATGACTCAAGTCCTGACCGCCCCCACGGCTTCCGAGGCGATCTCCCGGTCCCCCGCCGCCCGCTCCGCGCGCCGCAAGGCCCTGCTCCGGTGGGTCGCGGTGCACTCGCTGGGGATCGCGGCCGCGCTCTTCTTCGTGCTGCCGTTCGCCTTCCTCTTCCTGACGTCGGTGATGAGCGACCAGCAGGCGCTCACCCGCGATCTGTGGCCGCAGAACTGGGAGTGGAGCAACTACGCGGACGTCTGGAACACCCCGGGGTTTCTGACCTGGTGGAAGAACACTCTGCTGTACGCGGGCCTTGGCACCGTCCTCACGGTCGTCTCCTCGGTCCCGGTGGCGTACGCCCTGGCCAAGTTCCGCTTCCGTGGCCGCCAGCTGTCGCTGATGCTGGTCATCTCGATGATGATGCTGCCGCAGCAGGTCACCATCATCCCGATGTATCTGTTCTGGGCGAAGCAGTTCGACTTCTCCGGAACGCTCTGGCCGCTGATCATCCCGATGGCGTTCGGCGACGCGTTCTCGATCTTCCTGCTGCGCCAGTTCCTGCTGACCATCCCGAACGAGTATCTCGACTCGGCGAAGGTCGACGGCTGCGGTGAGTTCCGCACGCTGCTCAAGGTGGTGCTGCCGATGGCCAAACCGGGCATCGCCGCCGTCGCGCTCTTCCAGTTCTTCTACGCCTGGAACGACTACTTCGGCCCGCAGATCTACGCCTCGGAGAACCCGGCCGCGTGGACCCTGTCGTACGGCCTGGAGTCCTTCAAGGGCGCGCACCACACCGACTGGAATCTGACCATGGCCGCGACCGTACTGGTCATGGCCCCCGTGATCCTCGTCTTCTTCTTCGCCCAGAAGGCGTTCGTCGAGGGCGTCACACTGACCGGAGTGAAGGGCTAA
- a CDS encoding 6-phospho-beta-glucosidase encodes MKLAVVGGGSTYTPELIDGFARLRDTLPISELVLIDPAADRLELVGGLARRIFARQGHDGRIVTTSDLDAGVADADAVLLQLRVGGQAARNQDETWPLECGCVGQETTGAGGLAKALRTVPVVLDIAERVRRTNPNAWIIDFTNPVGIVTRALLQAGHKAVGLCNVAIGFQRKFAGLLEVAPADIHLNHVGLNHLTWETGVRLGGPEGADVLPKLLAGHGDAIADDLHLPRAVLDRLGVVPSYYLRYFYAHDEVVRELKTKPSRAAEVAEMEKQLLEMYGDPALDEKPELLARRGGAFYSEAAVDLAASLLGAGGSPYQVVNTVNKGTLSFLPDDAVIEVQAAVGSQGVTPLPVPEVDPLYAGLIAQVTAYEDLALEAALRGGRDRVFKAMLSHPLIAQYEYAEALTDKLIAHNQEHLAWA; translated from the coding sequence ATGAAGCTCGCAGTCGTGGGTGGCGGATCCACCTATACCCCTGAGTTGATCGACGGCTTCGCCCGGCTGAGGGACACCCTCCCGATCAGTGAACTGGTCCTTATCGACCCGGCGGCCGACCGGCTCGAGCTGGTCGGCGGTCTGGCGCGGCGGATCTTCGCCAGGCAGGGACACGACGGGAGGATCGTCACCACCTCGGACCTGGACGCGGGTGTCGCCGACGCCGACGCGGTGCTGCTGCAGCTGCGCGTCGGCGGGCAGGCGGCGCGGAACCAGGACGAGACCTGGCCGCTGGAGTGCGGCTGCGTCGGACAGGAGACGACGGGTGCGGGCGGCCTCGCCAAGGCGCTGCGTACCGTCCCGGTCGTCCTCGACATCGCCGAGCGGGTGCGCCGTACCAATCCGAATGCCTGGATCATCGACTTCACCAACCCGGTGGGCATCGTGACCAGGGCGCTGCTGCAGGCCGGCCACAAGGCCGTCGGTCTGTGCAATGTCGCCATCGGCTTCCAGCGCAAGTTCGCGGGGCTCCTCGAAGTCGCCCCGGCCGACATCCACTTGAACCATGTGGGCCTCAACCACCTGACGTGGGAGACGGGTGTGCGGCTCGGCGGTCCCGAGGGCGCGGACGTACTGCCGAAGCTGCTGGCCGGACACGGTGACGCGATCGCCGACGATCTGCATCTGCCGCGTGCGGTGCTCGACCGGCTCGGTGTCGTCCCCTCGTACTACCTGCGCTACTTCTACGCGCACGACGAGGTCGTACGGGAGCTGAAGACGAAGCCGTCGCGGGCCGCCGAGGTCGCGGAGATGGAGAAGCAGCTGCTCGAGATGTACGGCGACCCGGCGCTCGACGAGAAGCCGGAACTGCTCGCCAGGCGCGGCGGCGCCTTCTACTCGGAGGCGGCCGTGGACCTGGCGGCCTCGCTGCTGGGCGCAGGAGGCAGCCCGTACCAGGTGGTGAACACCGTCAACAAGGGCACGCTGTCCTTCCTGCCGGACGACGCCGTGATCGAAGTGCAGGCCGCCGTCGGCTCGCAGGGCGTGACACCGCTGCCCGTGCCCGAAGTCGACCCGTTGTACGCGGGGTTGATCGCCCAGGTGACGGCCTACGAGGACCTGGCGCTGGAGGCCGCCCTGCGCGGCGGTCGCGACCGCGTCTTCAAGGCCATGCTGTCGCATCCGCTGATCGCCCAGTACGAGTACGCCGAAGCACTCACCGACAAGCTGATCGCGCACAATCAGGAGCACCTCGCGTGGGCGTGA
- a CDS encoding D-glucuronyl C5-epimerase family protein, with product MPGQRRADIGRRRFIRVAGGTVAGAAVAGGGTFTAMAAGVFNAPEADLFGGMPRSLALSLPGVPGAPGGDQPPPAPPPLPPLPDQLAEGTLSRPGALVDIPYADEPVNPQAVENSVPTALPFQFNKSAYRCVTDLPEALRPWRDRPTAWANVTPDNNHTYLDSKGVIQYRPNRTAAGYDQPVTQIQFGLGCLTGYRIDKDPARRALFLKRAKAQADRLIEKRVEARGAWYFPYPFNFAHPTHSGVVYKAPWYSGMAQGEAISLFIQLSQLHGITEEERTTYRAAADGAFASMLRADNAKPWAVNRDKNGYLWIQEYPINAPGTSDYTYNGMIFAMFGLWDYFQATGNPLAEQLYDGSLTTIRDHFPRLRNARWYSYYCDTHRIPAPTYHQHHINLLRQLHWQTGSPTIANRHDQLIDDFPAYGLRSGSAAAIAAGTHTLYALDTLGAADSFGWSASKADRQLATKKVTFAKATQAPVNVRRRIMGRGIYYRINAGSYAGWWIGEAFPKVFLRGEYVSTTYRPQRNATFPAGVEITCVKFGANGTTGSTKTVKFAKESNAPFDRRAVVNGRPMVRITAGGLNGYWAPTAQVLTDGR from the coding sequence ATGCCAGGACAGAGACGTGCCGACATCGGCCGCAGACGCTTCATCCGTGTGGCCGGAGGCACCGTCGCCGGTGCCGCCGTGGCGGGCGGGGGGACCTTCACCGCCATGGCCGCCGGGGTGTTCAACGCCCCCGAGGCGGACCTCTTCGGCGGGATGCCGAGGTCGCTCGCGCTGAGCCTCCCGGGGGTACCGGGCGCACCGGGCGGCGATCAGCCGCCGCCGGCGCCGCCACCCCTGCCGCCGCTGCCGGATCAGCTCGCCGAGGGCACTCTCTCCAGGCCCGGCGCCCTGGTGGACATTCCGTACGCCGATGAGCCGGTGAACCCGCAGGCCGTCGAGAACTCCGTACCGACGGCCCTGCCGTTCCAGTTCAACAAGTCCGCCTACAGGTGCGTCACCGACCTGCCAGAGGCGCTGCGGCCGTGGCGGGACCGTCCGACGGCCTGGGCCAATGTCACGCCCGACAACAACCACACCTATCTCGACTCCAAGGGCGTCATCCAGTACCGGCCCAACAGGACCGCGGCCGGATACGACCAGCCCGTCACCCAGATCCAGTTCGGTCTGGGCTGTCTCACCGGCTACCGCATCGACAAGGACCCCGCCCGCAGGGCTCTGTTCCTCAAGCGCGCCAAGGCGCAGGCGGACCGTCTGATCGAGAAGCGGGTGGAGGCTCGCGGCGCCTGGTACTTCCCGTACCCCTTCAACTTCGCGCACCCGACGCACAGCGGCGTCGTCTACAAGGCGCCCTGGTACTCGGGCATGGCGCAGGGTGAGGCGATCAGTCTCTTCATCCAGCTCTCCCAGCTCCACGGGATCACCGAGGAGGAGCGCACGACCTACCGGGCGGCCGCCGACGGTGCCTTCGCCTCGATGCTGCGCGCCGACAATGCCAAGCCGTGGGCGGTGAACAGGGACAAGAACGGATACCTGTGGATCCAGGAGTACCCGATCAACGCCCCGGGCACCTCGGACTACACCTACAACGGCATGATCTTCGCCATGTTCGGGCTCTGGGACTACTTCCAGGCGACCGGCAATCCGCTGGCGGAGCAGCTGTACGACGGTTCGCTCACCACGATCCGTGATCACTTCCCCCGGCTGCGCAACGCCCGCTGGTACTCGTACTACTGCGACACTCACCGCATTCCGGCGCCGACGTACCACCAGCACCACATCAACCTTCTGCGGCAGCTGCATTGGCAGACCGGCAGCCCCACCATCGCCAACCGGCACGACCAGCTGATCGACGACTTCCCGGCGTACGGCCTGCGCTCGGGGTCCGCCGCGGCCATCGCCGCCGGCACGCACACCCTCTACGCGCTCGACACCCTCGGCGCGGCGGACAGCTTCGGCTGGTCCGCCTCGAAGGCCGACAGGCAGCTGGCCACGAAGAAGGTGACCTTCGCCAAGGCCACCCAGGCTCCGGTCAACGTACGGCGCCGCATCATGGGCCGCGGCATCTACTACCGGATCAACGCCGGTTCCTATGCGGGCTGGTGGATCGGCGAGGCGTTCCCGAAGGTCTTCCTGCGCGGCGAGTACGTCTCCACGACCTACCGCCCGCAGCGCAACGCGACCTTCCCCGCAGGCGTGGAGATCACCTGCGTCAAGTTCGGCGCGAACGGGACCACCGGCTCCACCAAGACCGTGAAGTTCGCCAAGGAGTCCAACGCGCCGTTCGACCGCAGAGCCGTCGTGAACGGCAGGCCCATGGTCCGGATCACCGCCGGTGGACTGAACGGATACTGGGCACCCACCGCGCAGGTGCTCACCGACGGGCGCTGA
- a CDS encoding ABC transporter substrate-binding protein: MPTRTRKTAAALAATAAISLLASACTGSNENAATDDPNKDVTINFWHGWSAPGEVKAIQDNVARFEKAHPNIKVKVTANITDAKIQQALRAGGSKAPDVVSSFTTDSVGKFCTSGSFVDLKPFLDKSKIDPAKVFPKTLLDYTQFDGNQCTLPLLNDAYGLYYNKDAFKAAGITAPPKTWSEFEKDAEKLTKPKGDSYSQVGVMPTYHGYETTPMHYVSQWGPTYFDAAGKSNVAKDPAFSKMLTFQKGLIDKLGGFQKLEKYRNTFGDEWGAKHPFHTGQVAMQLDGEWRLGMAKEAGATFEIGTAPLPVADDQVADYGKGYLSGTVMGIAATSQKQNAAWELLKYMTTDTDAVVAFSNAIHNVPSTLEALKSPKLKIEPGFRTFIEIAQHPKSNTTPAQADGGAYQVTFQDFGYQYEKGSVKDLRAGLEKTAQQIDTDIAKAK; encoded by the coding sequence ATGCCCACACGCACCCGGAAGACGGCCGCCGCGCTCGCCGCGACCGCCGCGATATCCCTGTTGGCCTCGGCCTGTACGGGGTCGAACGAGAACGCGGCGACCGACGACCCCAACAAGGACGTCACGATCAACTTCTGGCACGGCTGGAGCGCGCCCGGCGAGGTGAAGGCGATCCAGGACAACGTCGCCCGGTTCGAGAAGGCGCACCCGAACATCAAGGTGAAGGTCACCGCCAACATCACCGACGCCAAGATCCAGCAGGCGCTGCGGGCCGGCGGCTCCAAGGCACCCGACGTGGTGTCCTCGTTCACCACCGACAGCGTCGGCAAGTTCTGCACCTCCGGCTCCTTCGTCGACCTCAAGCCGTTCCTGGACAAGTCGAAGATCGACCCGGCGAAGGTCTTCCCGAAGACGCTGCTCGACTACACGCAGTTCGACGGCAACCAGTGCACACTGCCGCTGCTCAACGACGCGTACGGGCTGTACTACAACAAGGACGCCTTCAAAGCCGCCGGGATCACCGCCCCGCCGAAGACGTGGAGCGAGTTCGAGAAGGACGCCGAGAAGCTGACCAAGCCCAAGGGCGACAGCTACTCGCAGGTCGGCGTCATGCCGACCTACCACGGCTACGAGACCACCCCGATGCACTACGTCTCCCAGTGGGGACCGACGTACTTCGACGCCGCCGGCAAGTCCAACGTCGCCAAGGACCCGGCCTTCTCGAAGATGCTCACCTTCCAGAAGGGTCTGATCGACAAGCTCGGCGGCTTCCAGAAGCTGGAGAAGTACCGCAACACCTTCGGGGACGAGTGGGGCGCCAAGCACCCCTTCCACACCGGTCAGGTCGCCATGCAGCTCGACGGCGAGTGGCGGCTCGGTATGGCCAAGGAGGCGGGCGCCACGTTCGAGATCGGCACTGCGCCACTGCCCGTCGCCGACGACCAGGTCGCCGACTACGGCAAGGGCTACCTCTCCGGCACCGTCATGGGAATCGCGGCCACCAGCCAGAAGCAGAACGCGGCGTGGGAGCTGCTGAAGTACATGACCACGGACACCGACGCGGTCGTGGCCTTCTCCAACGCGATCCACAACGTGCCGTCCACACTGGAGGCGCTCAAGTCGCCGAAGCTGAAGATCGAGCCCGGGTTCAGGACCTTCATCGAGATCGCGCAGCACCCGAAGTCGAACACCACCCCGGCGCAGGCCGACGGCGGTGCGTACCAGGTGACGTTCCAGGACTTCGGCTACCAGTACGAGAAGGGCTCCGTGAAGGATCTCAGGGCCGGCCTGGAGAAGACCGCCCAGCAGATCGACACGGACATCGCGAAGGCGAAGTAG
- a CDS encoding carbohydrate ABC transporter permease produces MRTGTGTGTDRGTGRSTGRHTLRSKRRRSALRTAAFMSPWLIGFSVFFAYPLISTVYFSFTKYDGIRPPSFNGLDNWSYVFSDYRLFWPAMQNTLWLVVVMVTCRVVFGLGIGLLITRIKTGAGLFRTLFYLPYLAPPVAATLAFVFLLNPGTGPVNSVLDSIGLPTPGWFTDPTWSKPALTSLALWGIGDLMVIFMAALLDVPKEQYEAAELDGASARQRFRFVTLPNIMPIVMFAVVTGVIQTMQYYTQPLVAGKVASGIIGGSGQQFEPGYPDKSTLTLPQLVYDLGFQRFDYGSACVIALVLFALAMAFTALLMRRRGGLIQAGD; encoded by the coding sequence ATGCGCACGGGGACGGGGACAGGCACGGACAGGGGCACGGGCAGGAGCACCGGCAGGCACACCCTGCGTTCGAAGCGCCGCCGGTCGGCGCTTCGGACAGCGGCCTTCATGTCGCCCTGGCTGATCGGCTTCAGCGTCTTCTTCGCCTACCCGCTGATCTCCACCGTCTACTTCTCCTTCACGAAGTACGACGGCATCCGCCCGCCCTCCTTCAACGGCCTGGACAACTGGTCGTACGTCTTCAGCGACTACCGGCTGTTCTGGCCGGCCATGCAGAACACCCTCTGGCTCGTCGTGGTCATGGTCACCTGCCGGGTCGTGTTCGGTCTCGGCATCGGACTGCTGATCACCAGGATCAAGACCGGGGCCGGGCTCTTCCGTACGCTGTTCTACCTGCCCTACCTGGCCCCACCGGTCGCGGCGACGCTCGCCTTCGTCTTCCTCCTCAACCCGGGTACGGGGCCGGTCAATTCGGTCCTCGACTCGATCGGGCTGCCGACCCCCGGCTGGTTCACCGACCCCACCTGGTCGAAGCCCGCCCTCACCTCGCTCGCCCTGTGGGGCATCGGCGACCTGATGGTGATCTTCATGGCCGCGCTGCTCGACGTACCGAAGGAGCAGTACGAGGCGGCGGAGCTGGACGGGGCCTCGGCCCGGCAGCGGTTCCGCTTCGTGACCCTGCCGAACATCATGCCCATCGTGATGTTCGCCGTGGTCACCGGCGTGATCCAGACCATGCAGTACTACACACAGCCCCTCGTCGCGGGAAAGGTCGCCTCCGGCATCATCGGCGGCTCGGGCCAGCAGTTCGAACCCGGCTACCCCGACAAGTCCACACTGACCCTCCCCCAGCTCGTCTACGACCTCGGCTTCCAGCGCTTCGACTACGGCTCCGCGTGTGTGATCGCGCTTGTGCTCTTCGCCCTCGCCATGGCCTTCACCGCGCTGCTGATGCGCCGCCGTGGCGGCCTCATCCAGGCAGGTGACTGA
- a CDS encoding glutamate ABC transporter substrate-binding protein, producing MRVARSRFRGWGGVAGMAAACALTAAATLLPLSHGAADNAGSVLAGQGVASARPAKADDCATPEASLPSSAAGGPNIDAIVQRGKLIVGVDQNSYRWGYRNPASGGLEGFDIDLARAIAQDILGRPDAIIFRAIPTNQRIPALNNGTVDIVVRTMTINCARIKQVAFSTAYFQTGQQVLAPKGSSITGYNKSLAGKKICSAEGSTAYDALAKNSFGATFKDEHDGQPQDEEQFTVPNQLDCLVRLQMGLVDAVVTDAALAAGQAAQDPAVELKGGKPFTTEFYGVATKLGNDDLVRRVNKVLDDYRKGPWTEAYNKWLVADLPGITGPPAPKYRTG from the coding sequence ATGAGGGTTGCGAGGAGCAGGTTCCGTGGCTGGGGCGGCGTCGCGGGGATGGCCGCGGCCTGCGCACTGACCGCCGCCGCCACGCTGCTGCCGCTGTCCCACGGCGCTGCGGACAACGCCGGCTCGGTGCTGGCCGGCCAGGGCGTGGCCTCGGCCCGGCCCGCCAAGGCGGACGACTGTGCGACGCCCGAGGCCTCGCTGCCGTCGTCGGCCGCCGGCGGGCCGAACATCGACGCGATCGTGCAGCGGGGCAAGCTGATCGTCGGCGTCGATCAGAACAGCTACCGCTGGGGCTATCGCAACCCCGCCTCCGGCGGTCTCGAGGGCTTCGACATCGATCTCGCGCGGGCGATCGCCCAGGACATCCTCGGCAGGCCGGACGCCATCATCTTCCGCGCCATACCGACCAACCAGCGCATACCCGCGCTGAACAACGGCACGGTGGACATCGTCGTCCGTACGATGACGATCAACTGCGCCAGGATCAAGCAGGTCGCGTTCTCCACCGCGTACTTCCAGACCGGCCAGCAGGTGCTCGCGCCCAAGGGCTCGTCCATCACCGGATACAACAAGTCGCTCGCCGGGAAGAAGATCTGCTCGGCGGAGGGCTCGACGGCGTACGACGCCCTGGCGAAGAACTCCTTCGGAGCGACGTTCAAGGATGAGCACGACGGGCAGCCGCAGGACGAGGAGCAGTTCACCGTGCCCAACCAGCTGGACTGCCTGGTCCGGCTCCAGATGGGCCTCGTCGACGCTGTCGTGACGGACGCCGCCCTCGCGGCCGGCCAGGCTGCGCAGGACCCCGCGGTCGAGCTCAAGGGCGGCAAGCCCTTCACCACCGAGTTCTACGGAGTCGCCACCAAGCTCGGCAACGACGACCTGGTGCGCCGGGTCAACAAGGTGCTCGACGACTACCGCAAGGGCCCCTGGACGGAGGCGTACAACAAGTGGCTGGTGGCCGATCTGCCCGGGATAACCGGGCCGCCGGCGCCCAAGTACCGCACCGGCTGA
- a CDS encoding ROK family transcriptional regulator, which translates to MNDRAALDLLLEHGPLSRTKIGKLTGLSKPTASQLLARLESAGLVVATGTTEGRPGPNAQLYAVNARAAFAGGLDVTPHRIRAAVADITGATVGEFELPTPGRRAESVVRQVTEALDGAVKAAGLTRSDVHRLVIGTPGAFDPSTGRLRYASHLPGWHSPTLLDELAAVLPMPVEYENDVNLVAVAEQRLGAAHGLQNFVLLWNEEGLGAALVIGGRLHRGFTGGAGEVGFLPVPGTPLVRQVTKANSGGFQELAGAQALPRLARELGVDGVPHGPHAEVATELVSRAAGAESGPYRQLLDAYATGLATGLASMVAVLDPELVVLSGEVIAAGGEPLRARVQAELTELAASRPRLVLGSVREHPVLRGALESALATTRDEVFDTSR; encoded by the coding sequence ATGAACGATCGGGCCGCACTCGACCTGCTGCTCGAGCACGGGCCCCTGTCACGTACGAAGATAGGGAAACTTACCGGCCTCTCCAAGCCCACCGCATCCCAACTGCTGGCGCGGCTCGAGTCCGCCGGGCTCGTTGTCGCCACCGGGACCACCGAAGGCCGGCCCGGGCCCAACGCCCAGCTGTACGCCGTCAACGCGCGGGCCGCCTTCGCCGGCGGGCTCGATGTGACCCCGCACCGGATCCGCGCCGCCGTCGCCGACATCACCGGCGCCACCGTCGGAGAGTTCGAGCTGCCGACCCCGGGGCGGCGAGCCGAGAGCGTCGTACGCCAGGTCACCGAGGCGCTCGACGGGGCAGTGAAGGCCGCCGGGCTCACCCGCTCCGATGTGCACCGGCTGGTCATCGGCACACCCGGCGCCTTCGACCCGTCCACCGGGCGGCTGCGGTACGCATCCCATCTGCCCGGCTGGCACTCCCCCACCCTCCTCGACGAACTGGCCGCGGTGCTGCCGATGCCCGTCGAGTACGAGAACGACGTCAACCTGGTCGCGGTCGCCGAACAGCGCCTGGGCGCCGCGCACGGTCTTCAGAACTTTGTGCTGCTGTGGAACGAGGAGGGGCTCGGCGCCGCCCTCGTCATCGGCGGCCGGCTGCACCGCGGCTTCACCGGTGGTGCCGGTGAGGTCGGGTTCCTGCCGGTGCCCGGCACCCCTCTGGTGCGGCAGGTGACCAAGGCGAACAGCGGTGGTTTCCAGGAACTCGCCGGTGCGCAGGCGCTGCCCCGGCTCGCGCGCGAGCTCGGTGTGGACGGCGTCCCGCACGGTCCGCACGCCGAGGTCGCCACCGAGCTGGTCTCCCGGGCCGCCGGTGCCGAATCGGGGCCGTACCGGCAGCTTCTCGACGCCTACGCGACCGGTCTCGCCACCGGTCTCGCCTCCATGGTCGCCGTACTCGACCCCGAACTCGTCGTCCTGTCCGGCGAGGTGATCGCCGCAGGCGGGGAACCTCTGCGCGCACGCGTTCAGGCAGAGCTCACCGAACTGGCCGCTTCCCGGCCCCGTCTCGTACTCGGTTCCGTACGGGAACACCCGGTCCTGCGCGGGGCGCTGGAGAGCGCCCTGGCCACCACGCGGGACGAGGTCTTCGACACCTCCCGCTGA